The Spirosoma oryzicola region TAACGAACAACCGGCGGTGGATGATCAGCGTACCCGCCGAGATAGGTGGCGGTATTGCTTACGCGCTTCCGCTGGACCTTCGCCAGAACGTTCAGATTGACCGTACCAAGCGTGATTTTTTTGTTCCGATCCAAGCGGGTGCCTACGCTCAGTGGAAAGCCACACGCTGGGTAGGCCTAAGCGTACAGTTCGGCTACCGGTTTTCCGTCTTCCAAACCGCGATCAACCAGAATTTTAACGGAGCGTATTACAGCTTCGGTGTAACGGTCTACCCCGCGTTATTTTTGGATGTATGGAAAGCAGTCACTAAAAAAGCGCATATTTCTCCCACACATCCCCCCCGATTCGACACCCAGTAACGTTTGGCCTAGAGTGCCCCCTAACGTACGCGCTTAGAAATCGCTGGTATTATAGGCTGTCGACACCACCCGATTCCAGTCAGGATGCCGCTTCAGATAAGCCGCTACGAACGGGCAAAGGGGTACGATTTTAAGGTTGTGCTGCTCCGCATAAGCGAGTACACCCTCAACCAGATGCGACCCAACGCCCTTTCCTTCCAGACTCGGATCCACTTCGGTGTGGGTAAGCGCCAGTGTTTCGTCGTCAACGTTCTGGTAAACCACAATAGATAGTTTTCCGTCCGTTTCCATCTCAAAACGGTGACGATGGTGATTATCGCGAATAGCAGCGTCGGTAAGATTCATAATTGGTTTATTTATTCACAAATTTAGCGTATACCTATTTACTGAATAAGCGGCCTACTTGTTTAATCGCCGACCTCAGTATGGACCTTACATCAAGTTACCGTTCTCTGTTCGAGAAACCTAGCCTAAGTTCACTGACGCAACTTTACCAGTTTGGCCTTGGTGTCTATCATGCCGACAAATGGCGAGAATTATCTTCCTACTTGCGCTGGGAAGTCAAACACAAGCTCGGCTTATTTCCTAAAAGTGGTTACCTGCGTTTTACAAACGATAGGCCGCTTCGGTTAGATGCCGACTCCGGCTCTCCTGAAACGCTCCCCGTTCATATACCGGTTCGTCTTGAGAAAGCAGCGTTACCGTGGCAACTACTGATAACCAACTCCCGTAGCCAACAATGGGGTTATCTGTTCGGCGATGAGCATAGTCTTTACAGCAGCTTCGACGGTGGCAAGACGGCAACCTGCCGATATCGGTTCCCCAATCCGATTCAGTCACTTTTTGTATCCAGTGCCGGCTACGTGTTTGTCTGCTCCCACGGAGATCTGATGTGCAGCACGGACCAGGGCCATTCGTTTGCCACCGTACTCACGCTGGCGAGTACCAGCAGCTATTTCCTGCCCAACAACGGCATGACCGAACTACCCGATGGTCGCTTGGTTCTCGGCGAATACGGTGTCGTTCGTCAGCAAAATGCCTGGCAGAATCTGGCGTATGTGTACTACTCCACCAATCAGGGAGCCAGTTGGCAACGTTCCGATTTTCTGATCCGCGACGGCGTCAACAAACACGTTCATCTGGTAAAATACAGTGTGTATTTGAACAGCCTGTTTCTGACGGATGGCGATAACAAAAAACAAGTATGGCAAAACCGAACGCTCTCGCAGCTCGATCAGCCTGCTCACGCGAACGGACACGGCTGGCATCGGCTGAATCAGAGTCACTACCAAACGGGCGGCTATCTGTCAATGGCAGAACTTAACGGCAACGTATTCTTTGGGTCTGATTACCTGGGAGGCACCAATTTTATCGTCTCCACGACCGATGGTTACCGATTTGACAAGCAGATCATTCCTGACCCGTATCGCCGGAGTCCGGTCATGAACATGCTGACGCGTCGGGCGGAGGCCGGTAAAACGGAATTATGGGCTGTTCTGCACAATAGCATTTCATCTTCTACGCGGTCGCTGCTGATGTTTTCGACCGATGAAGGGAAAACGTGGACGCGAGTGATCGATTACGACGGAACCCAGCACGAGATAAAACTCGTAAATGCGTCCCCAAAACTCGTTGATAACGTTTACTTCGCCCTTATTTCCCGACAGCAAAATCAATTTGAGCAAGCAGTTTTCTGCGTATCAGCGGTCTGAATCTAAGCCAGCGGCTTTGTTTTTAGGCAGATTCTACGTTTGTTCGCTGTATGAATCGTCTCGACCGTCTAACCGCAATTCTGATTCACTTACAAACTAAACGGGTGGTACGCGCGCAGGAATTGGCCGACCGTTTTGGCATTAGTCTGCGTACCGTTTACCGCGACGTTCGGTCACTGGAAGAAGCGGGTGTTCCAATCGGGGCCGAAGCCGGTGTCGGTTATTTTCTGACAGACTATCACCTGCCGCCCGTTATGTTCACCAACGCCGAAGCCAGTTCGCTGCTTCTGGCCGCCAAGCTGATCGAAAAATGGACGGATCAATCGGTACGAACCGAGTTTGATTCGGCCCTATTCAAGATAAAATCAGTCCTAAAGCGTCCCGATCAGGAGCATCTCGACGACCTGGCTCCCAATGTCGATGTGTCGAAGCCATCGGCGCGTCCACCGTATGCGGACGGGCTACTTTCCACCATCCAGCAGGCAATCGCCCGGCACCACGTGCTTGATCTGCATTATCATTCACTGTACAACGATACCGAAACAAAGCGCGAAGTAGAACCGGTTGGCTTGTATCACTACAGTTTGACGTGGCATCTGATTGGCTTTTGTCGCATACGGCAGGATTACCGCGATTTTCGCCTTGACCGGATTCGATCCATGACGGATACCGGCCAGCGTTTTGCGCGTCACGAACGATTGTCGTTGCAGGAGTACATCCAGCGGGAACGTAGTGGCTGCGATATGCCGGTCATTAACGTTACGCTTGTATTCCCCAAATCCGTGGCCCGCTTTATCCATGAGTCGAAGTATACGTGGGGCTTTGACGCCGAGGAAGATCTGGGCAAATACGTCCGGATTCACCTCAATACGCCCTATCTGGAAGGGCTGGCCCGCTGGCTCCTTACCTTTGGAACGACTATTACAATCGAGCAGCCCGACTCGCTGCTGACACTGATGCATACGCTCGCCGAAGAAGTCAGAGACCATTATGCTGCGCAAGCTGTACTGACGTAACCTACAGCCGTTCAGTGCTGACACTTCCTTTTTAGCCATCAGCAAGATAGTGCTGCGCTTCTGAATCCTACTGACATACGGCTGTCACCGGGGGTTGTTTTCTTTGCTTCGTCAACAAACAAACGGCTATGCAAACGAAACAAGCGCCCCCGATGACTACGCTGTGTTATACCACAAACACCACACTAAAGGAGCTTCATCAGTTTTGGAATGTTACGGCGCAGGGTATATACCGAGAAGCAAACCGGCTCGGCCTCGACATTATGGGGCCGGTATACTGGTCCTACTACGGTGTCGATGGCAATCCCGATACGGTGTTCAGGCTGGAAATTTCCTTACCGGTCAGCAAAGCAACCGGACAGCCTGACGGATTTTCTTTTAAGCGTAGGGAACCGTTTCATTGCCTGGCTGCGCTGCATGTAGGCCCGTGGGAGAATCTTCCCGAAACATACCAACGTCTAATGCCCACCGTTTTCGAACAGGGCAACCAGCCTAACGGCATTTGTCGGGAAGTGTACCTGAACATGAATCTGGAACAGCCGCACTACAACGTCACGGAAGTACAGATTGGCCTTGCGTAAATCACCCAATGAACTTGACCGATCCATGAAAGCAACCGCACAGCGCACCTATCAATCCCGGAAAGAAGAATCGTACGATGAACTGGCAGGAGCGCCTACACTTACGCAAACCTGGGTACGAAACCGGTTCGAGGGCGATATCGAAGGCGAAAGCTGGGAAGAATACCTTGTGATGTACCGCACTGATAATTCGTACGCCTTTGTGCTGCTGGAACGCGTTATCGGGAAGCTCGGCAATCGGTCAGGGAGTTTCGTCGTTCAGGGCAGAGGCACATCCGAAAACGGCACGGTCCGGGCGGAACTGACAATTCTGCCCGGCAGCGGTACGGGCGACTTGGCTGGATTACGAGGACACGGTTACCTAATCACGCCCTCTGGACAATCGTCAACGGTTACGTTTGATTACGATCTTGATTCCCCTGCTGCTAAACAACAAGTACGATGAAACTGAACGCTGGCATCATTACCGACAAGCTCCCAGAAACTAAACAGTTCTACTGTAACATACTCCATTTCGGCGTTACGTTCGAAAATGAATTCTACGTATTACTGCACACACCGAACCGGCAAGCAGAACTTGCCTTTCTGTTACCAGACCATCCTTCCCAGCAAGATCTGTTTAAGCCTTCTTTCGGCGGGAAAGGCGTTTTCCTAACCCTTGAACTGGATGACGTTGACGCAGAATACAAGCGATTGAAAGACTTAGGTATTCCTCTGGCGATCGATCTGCGCGACGAACCCTGGGGCGACCGCCACTTTGCTATCGTTGACCCAAACGGTGTTGGCATTGACCTCGTCACCTACGCACCACCGAGCAAAGCCTAATGACGTTTGCGCCAACAGCCGTCTGGCCGTTGGCGCAAACAATCCGGTTATTTATACGCCGGAATACCTGTGATCTCCGCCCCCAATATCAACAAGTGAATATCGTGCGTACCTTCGTATGTACTGACGGATTCAAGGTTCATCAGGTGACGCATAATCGGGTAGTCGCCGGAAATGCCCATCGCTCCCAGAATCTGGCGGGCATCACGCGCTACGCGCAGGGCAATTTCAATATTGTTACGCTTTGCCAGCGAAATCTGAGCATTGGTCGCCCGGTCTTCGTTCTTAAGCATACCTAGTCGCCAGCAGAGCAATTGCGCCTGGGTAATGGCCGTCAGCATTTCGGCCAACTTTTTTTGCACCAACTGAAAGCTAGCAATCGGCTTGTTGAACTGCGTTCGGTCAAGGGCGTACCGACGAGCCACTTCGTAGCACTCCATAGCCGCTCCAAGCGCTCCCCAGGCAATGCCGTAACGAGCCTGATCCAGGCACCGTATCGCACTTTTTAGCCCAAACGCTTCCGGCAATAAATTCTCTTTTGGCACCTTTACGTCCTGGAAAATCAACTCACCGGTACTGCTGGCCCGAAGCGACCATTTGTTACCTATTTCGTTTGTGGAGAACCCTTCCATACCACGCTCTACGATCAGCGCCCGAACCTTTCCCTGTTCGTTTTTGGCCCAAACAATCGCTATGTCCGCAAAAGGCGCGTTGGTGATCCATAGCTTAGAACCACTTAGCAGGTAATAATCGCTTCGCTCGATAAAATTCGTTTCCATACTACCCGGATCCGAACCGTGGTTCGCTTCAGTCAGGCCAAAGCAGCCAAGCATTTCTCCCTTGGCTAGTCCAGGCAGGTATTTTTGTTTCTGTTCCTCCGAGCCAAACGTGTAGATCGGATACATCACCAGCGAATTCTGGACCGACACGCACGAGCGCATGCCCGAATCGCCCCGCTCGATCTCCTGCAACATCAAGCCATACGAAATCTGATCCAGGCCACCGCCCCCAAATTCCGTCGGGATTGTGGCTCCGAACGCGCCGATCTTACCAAATTTCTGAACCAGCTGAGCCGGAAATTCAGCCCGTTGCGCATAGTCTTCGATGATCGGCGTAATCTCACGCTTTACAAAATCGCGTACTGCCGAACGTACCAGCTTGTGTTCGGCCATCAGAAGATCGTCAAGGCAGTAAAAGTCAGGTGACTCAAACGGATCTACCTTATTTCGGGGAGGGGTGGTGGTTATTGGCTGCATACTGCAACAACTCAAAAAACTACCGCTTGTTGGCATGCTTAGCGTTTTTTGCCAATTTATCAGCGATAGAAAAACAGGCGTGTAAACAGAGTAAAGTAACCGCTTCCGTAGAACGAACCCAAAGGTAAACCTGCCTGTTACATAACCAGGAAGCAATTTCCCTTATTTTTGTGAACCATCTGCCGGATAAAAACCGGCCTTACGAATTCATGATTCACCAACTTTCTATTACTTTATCACCGGAACACGCCTACGACGATGCCGCTTTTCGGGAGCAGGTGCTGCGCTCGTTAAAGATTTCTACCGATAGCTCGGCAGTTGTTCGCAAACGGCGGCAGTCGATTGATGCGCGTGGACGGCAAATCCGCATTCACGTCGATACGGACGTGTTCGTTAGTGAAACCCCGCCCCCACTCATCGGCTACAAAAAGCCGAAAGTAGATGTCAGCAGCGCTCCACAGGCTATTGTAGTTGGCGCGGGACCGGCGGGTCTGTTTGCCGCTTTACGTCTGGTTGAACTGGGTATCAAACCTATTGTCCTAGAACGCGGCAGCGACGTTCGCACCCGCCGACGTGATTTAGCGGCCATCAATAAAAACCATATCGTTAACCCAGAGTCGAACTACTGCTTTGGCGAAGGCGGAGCAGGTACGTATTCAGACGGTAAATTATATACTCGTTCCACCAAACGGGGTGATGTCCGTCGCATCCTGGAAATTTTTGTGGCCCACGGAGCCACCGAAGAAATTCTGGTGGATGCACACCCGCATATTGGTACCAACAAACTTCCCAACGTAGTCGCCGATCTTCGGCAAAGCATCCTCAACGCCGGTGGTGAAGTTCGCTTCGACACGAAAGTTACCGACCTTATTCTGGAGAAAGGTGAGCTGAAAGGCGTCGTTACGGCAACGGGAGAAGCCTTAACCGGCATCGGAGTTATTCTGGCTACCGGGCACTCCGCACGCGACATTTTCTACCTGCTGCAAGACCGGAATGTCCTGATTGAGGCAAAGCCGTTTGCAATGGGCGTTCGCATTGAGCATCAGCAAAGTCTGATTGATCAGTTTCAGTACCACCGACCCGACCGGGGCGACTACTTACCCGCAGCCTCGTACAGTTTGGTAACACAAACCCGTTTCAATGGGGTAGATCGGGGTGTTTTTTCGTTTTGTATGTGTCCGGGTGGATTTATTGTGCCAGCGGCTACGGCTCCAGGCGAGTTGGTCGTTAACGGGATGTCGCCATCGCGCCGGGATTCTAAGTACGCCAATTCAGGGCTGGTCGTTGCGATTACGGATCAGGACCTGAAACCTTATGCCGACGAAGGCCCACTGGCCGGGCTGGCTTTGCAGCAGGATTTGGAACGATGGGCGTGTCGAATGGGTAGCAAGGACAGTAGCCAGCCGTCACAGGTTGCTCCTGCCCAGCGCGTGGCCGATTTTGTGGATGGACGCGTGTCAACAGACCTGCTACCCACGTCGTATCAGCCGGGCCTGACCTCGGTAGATATGGCAGCGGTATTGCCCGACCATATTGCGCAGCCCCTGCGTCAGGGATTACGTGATTTTGGCCGCAAAATGCAAGGTTATCTGAGTAACAACGGTCAGGTAATCGGTGTTGAAAGTCGTACTTCGTCGCCGGTACGGATTCCGCGTGACCGCGATACCTGTGAACACGTAGGGGTTCGGCGGTTGTTTCCCTGTGGCGAAGGGGCTGGTTACGCGGGTGGTATTGTTTCAGCGGCTATGGATGGCGAACGCTGCGCCGAGCAGCTTGTACACTTATATAAAACGAGTTTATAGCGTATCGTTCGTGAGTTATCGTGGTTGACGCCCCGCGTATAACCCACAGACAAAACGCTATAAACTGTAACGCAAACCATGATCGACACTTCGTTCCATACCTTTACTGAGCAGCTCCGCCAGCGATTGCAGAAACCGTTACCCGGCGAAACGGCCCATCAGAAAATGGCATCATCAGCTCGTT contains the following coding sequences:
- a CDS encoding sialidase family protein, producing the protein MDLTSSYRSLFEKPSLSSLTQLYQFGLGVYHADKWRELSSYLRWEVKHKLGLFPKSGYLRFTNDRPLRLDADSGSPETLPVHIPVRLEKAALPWQLLITNSRSQQWGYLFGDEHSLYSSFDGGKTATCRYRFPNPIQSLFVSSAGYVFVCSHGDLMCSTDQGHSFATVLTLASTSSYFLPNNGMTELPDGRLVLGEYGVVRQQNAWQNLAYVYYSTNQGASWQRSDFLIRDGVNKHVHLVKYSVYLNSLFLTDGDNKKQVWQNRTLSQLDQPAHANGHGWHRLNQSHYQTGGYLSMAELNGNVFFGSDYLGGTNFIVSTTDGYRFDKQIIPDPYRRSPVMNMLTRRAEAGKTELWAVLHNSISSSTRSLLMFSTDEGKTWTRVIDYDGTQHEIKLVNASPKLVDNVYFALISRQQNQFEQAVFCVSAV
- a CDS encoding DUF3224 domain-containing protein; translation: MKATAQRTYQSRKEESYDELAGAPTLTQTWVRNRFEGDIEGESWEEYLVMYRTDNSYAFVLLERVIGKLGNRSGSFVVQGRGTSENGTVRAELTILPGSGTGDLAGLRGHGYLITPSGQSSTVTFDYDLDSPAAKQQVR
- a CDS encoding helix-turn-helix transcriptional regulator, encoding MNRLDRLTAILIHLQTKRVVRAQELADRFGISLRTVYRDVRSLEEAGVPIGAEAGVGYFLTDYHLPPVMFTNAEASSLLLAAKLIEKWTDQSVRTEFDSALFKIKSVLKRPDQEHLDDLAPNVDVSKPSARPPYADGLLSTIQQAIARHHVLDLHYHSLYNDTETKREVEPVGLYHYSLTWHLIGFCRIRQDYRDFRLDRIRSMTDTGQRFARHERLSLQEYIQRERSGCDMPVINVTLVFPKSVARFIHESKYTWGFDAEEDLGKYVRIHLNTPYLEGLARWLLTFGTTITIEQPDSLLTLMHTLAEEVRDHYAAQAVLT
- a CDS encoding acyl-CoA dehydrogenase family protein, with product MQPITTTPPRNKVDPFESPDFYCLDDLLMAEHKLVRSAVRDFVKREITPIIEDYAQRAEFPAQLVQKFGKIGAFGATIPTEFGGGGLDQISYGLMLQEIERGDSGMRSCVSVQNSLVMYPIYTFGSEEQKQKYLPGLAKGEMLGCFGLTEANHGSDPGSMETNFIERSDYYLLSGSKLWITNAPFADIAIVWAKNEQGKVRALIVERGMEGFSTNEIGNKWSLRASSTGELIFQDVKVPKENLLPEAFGLKSAIRCLDQARYGIAWGALGAAMECYEVARRYALDRTQFNKPIASFQLVQKKLAEMLTAITQAQLLCWRLGMLKNEDRATNAQISLAKRNNIEIALRVARDARQILGAMGISGDYPIMRHLMNLESVSTYEGTHDIHLLILGAEITGIPAYK
- a CDS encoding VOC family protein produces the protein MKLNAGIITDKLPETKQFYCNILHFGVTFENEFYVLLHTPNRQAELAFLLPDHPSQQDLFKPSFGGKGVFLTLELDDVDAEYKRLKDLGIPLAIDLRDEPWGDRHFAIVDPNGVGIDLVTYAPPSKA
- a CDS encoding NAD(P)/FAD-dependent oxidoreductase, translating into MIHQLSITLSPEHAYDDAAFREQVLRSLKISTDSSAVVRKRRQSIDARGRQIRIHVDTDVFVSETPPPLIGYKKPKVDVSSAPQAIVVGAGPAGLFAALRLVELGIKPIVLERGSDVRTRRRDLAAINKNHIVNPESNYCFGEGGAGTYSDGKLYTRSTKRGDVRRILEIFVAHGATEEILVDAHPHIGTNKLPNVVADLRQSILNAGGEVRFDTKVTDLILEKGELKGVVTATGEALTGIGVILATGHSARDIFYLLQDRNVLIEAKPFAMGVRIEHQQSLIDQFQYHRPDRGDYLPAASYSLVTQTRFNGVDRGVFSFCMCPGGFIVPAATAPGELVVNGMSPSRRDSKYANSGLVVAITDQDLKPYADEGPLAGLALQQDLERWACRMGSKDSSQPSQVAPAQRVADFVDGRVSTDLLPTSYQPGLTSVDMAAVLPDHIAQPLRQGLRDFGRKMQGYLSNNGQVIGVESRTSSPVRIPRDRDTCEHVGVRRLFPCGEGAGYAGGIVSAAMDGERCAEQLVHLYKTSL
- a CDS encoding GyrI-like domain-containing protein produces the protein MQTKQAPPMTTLCYTTNTTLKELHQFWNVTAQGIYREANRLGLDIMGPVYWSYYGVDGNPDTVFRLEISLPVSKATGQPDGFSFKRREPFHCLAALHVGPWENLPETYQRLMPTVFEQGNQPNGICREVYLNMNLEQPHYNVTEVQIGLA
- a CDS encoding GNAT family N-acetyltransferase — protein: MNLTDAAIRDNHHRHRFEMETDGKLSIVVYQNVDDETLALTHTEVDPSLEGKGVGSHLVEGVLAYAEQHNLKIVPLCPFVAAYLKRHPDWNRVVSTAYNTSDF